A window of the Synechococcus sp. JA-3-3Ab genome harbors these coding sequences:
- a CDS encoding o-succinylbenzoate synthase: MRFAFCRYRRPFRQPLRTRYGLWSIREGILVRLTDAETGGQGYGEIAPIPWLGSETVEEALAFCQQLPPELSEAEIEKIPATLPATRFGLECAWLACRDPGWLARDLSGLSWCGLFGKTPPSGSYPAYKVKVGVEPLEQEVKKLESWLEQLPAGSCLRLDANGGLSLEGARRWLALCDRINQEWPGKIEFFEQPLPPAQHADLSRLSWEFQTPIALDESVVGLEQLQAVHQAGWKGILVVKPSLVGSCLALRDYLRQHPSLDLAFSSALETPIGAWHGLVWAGSLQAKTAHPRALGWGVGEFFQEGDPLTLITLSAQERAALMQAVWERHSQP, encoded by the coding sequence ATGCGCTTTGCGTTTTGCCGATACCGGCGGCCTTTCCGCCAGCCCTTGCGCACGCGCTACGGCCTGTGGTCTATCCGCGAAGGGATCCTGGTTCGGCTGACGGACGCGGAGACGGGAGGTCAGGGCTATGGGGAGATTGCCCCCATCCCCTGGTTGGGCAGCGAGACCGTAGAGGAAGCGCTGGCATTTTGTCAGCAGTTGCCCCCTGAGCTGTCGGAAGCAGAGATCGAGAAGATCCCGGCAACCTTGCCCGCCACGCGCTTTGGGCTGGAATGCGCCTGGCTGGCCTGTCGGGATCCCGGCTGGCTGGCAAGGGATCTCTCCGGGCTTTCCTGGTGTGGGCTTTTTGGGAAAACCCCACCCTCAGGTTCCTACCCCGCCTACAAGGTCAAGGTGGGGGTGGAGCCTCTCGAGCAGGAGGTGAAAAAGCTAGAAAGCTGGCTGGAGCAGTTGCCCGCAGGATCCTGCTTGCGCCTGGATGCCAATGGGGGGCTGAGTCTGGAAGGGGCGCGGCGCTGGCTGGCCCTCTGTGACCGGATCAACCAAGAGTGGCCAGGCAAGATTGAGTTTTTCGAGCAGCCCTTGCCACCAGCGCAGCACGCCGATCTAAGCCGGCTGAGCTGGGAGTTTCAGACTCCCATTGCCTTGGATGAGTCCGTGGTTGGGCTGGAGCAGTTGCAAGCTGTCCACCAAGCCGGCTGGAAAGGGATCCTGGTGGTCAAGCCCTCCTTGGTTGGCTCCTGCCTTGCCCTTAGGGACTACCTCAGGCAACACCCTAGCCTAGATTTGGCCTTCTCCTCCGCCCTGGAAACGCCCATCGGCGCTTGGCATGGCCTAGTTTGGGCGGGATCCCTGCAGGCAAAAACAGCCCATCCCAGAGCCTTGGGATGGGGGGTGGGGGAGTTTTTCCAGGAAGGGGATCCCCTCACCCTGATCACGCTCTCAGCCCAGGAGCGGGCAGCCCTGATGCAGGCGGTGTGGGAGCGCCACAGCCAGCCCTAG